Proteins from a single region of Chloroherpeton thalassium ATCC 35110:
- a CDS encoding ribonuclease HII, whose protein sequence is MMDVAFESPYWKKFQYICGVDEVGRGPLAGPVVAAAVIFDRYFEPSGILEQIDDSKALRHETRVLLSSEIKKQALSFSIAEISPEVIDEVNILQATFLAMNQAIEQLSPIPEFLLIDGNRFKTTLPIPFETVVKGDSKVFSIAAASIIAKVHRDNFMINLAERYPEYGFAQHFGYPTKAHIEAIKMFGRSKVHRKSFKLSCLGEK, encoded by the coding sequence ATTATGGATGTTGCTTTTGAAAGCCCTTATTGGAAAAAGTTCCAGTATATTTGCGGGGTTGATGAGGTTGGCCGCGGTCCGCTTGCCGGACCGGTTGTCGCTGCTGCGGTTATATTTGATCGCTATTTTGAACCCAGTGGCATTCTTGAGCAAATTGATGACTCAAAGGCCTTGCGGCACGAAACAAGAGTTTTGCTTTCATCCGAAATAAAAAAACAAGCGCTATCGTTTTCCATTGCTGAAATTAGCCCTGAAGTCATCGATGAAGTCAACATTTTGCAGGCAACTTTTTTAGCAATGAACCAAGCAATTGAACAATTATCTCCCATACCAGAATTTCTTCTAATTGATGGGAATCGCTTTAAAACCACGTTGCCCATTCCATTTGAAACAGTTGTAAAAGGCGATTCAAAAGTTTTTTCGATAGCTGCTGCTTCGATCATTGCGAAAGTCCATCGTGATAACTTCATGATAAACTTAGCGGAACGCTATCCTGAATATGGCTTTGCGCAGCATTTTGGCTATCCAACTAAAGCGCACATCGAAGCAATAAAAATGTTTGGCCGATCAAAAGTGCACCGAAAAAGTTTTAAGCTGAGCTGTTTAGGCGAAAAATAA
- a CDS encoding hydantoinase B/oxoprolinase family protein, with protein MNINPILLEVFKNRISSISEEMGVTLTRTAYSSNIKERRDHSCAIFDRHGEMIAQAAHIPVHLGSMPLSVKFAIDAVSFEPGDMVMLNDPYKGGTHLPDITLVAPVFFGENREPSFYVANRAHHSDVGGMSSGSMPLSSSIYQEGIIIPPTKLLCSGTLQRAVLDLILSNVRTPEEREGDFAAQIMANAIGVRRMRELIEKYGESEVARYAEALIQYSETITRKTIEAIPDGIYEFTDFMESDGLGATTIPICLTLEIHGNSAKLDFTQTANQVQGSINAVRSITLSAVLYVFRSLVSENIPTNSGCMRPLEVITRKGSLVDAAFPAAVAGGNVETSQRIVDVVLGALAQAVPDKIPAASQGTMNNVTIGGINPQTGKPFSYYETLGGGMGASAICDGESAVHSHMTNTMNTPIEALEYSYPFRVVRYEICKGTGGTGQKHGGDGLLREYEMLAPCEVTVLSERRTSAPYGLNGGNSGKSGENYLVRNGKKIEMPAKFQVRLQFGDRLVLQTPGGGGYGKK; from the coding sequence ATGAATATTAATCCGATTTTGCTCGAGGTTTTTAAAAATAGAATTTCATCCATTTCCGAAGAAATGGGGGTAACGCTCACGCGAACGGCATATTCTTCCAACATTAAGGAACGGCGCGATCATTCTTGTGCCATTTTTGACCGCCACGGCGAAATGATTGCCCAAGCCGCACACATTCCTGTTCATCTTGGCTCGATGCCGCTTTCCGTTAAATTTGCGATTGACGCCGTTTCGTTTGAACCGGGCGACATGGTCATGCTCAACGACCCGTACAAAGGCGGCACGCATTTGCCTGACATTACGCTCGTGGCGCCAGTTTTTTTTGGTGAAAACCGTGAGCCCAGTTTTTACGTGGCAAACCGTGCACATCACAGCGACGTGGGCGGCATGAGCAGCGGATCGATGCCGCTTTCAAGCTCGATTTATCAAGAAGGGATCATTATTCCGCCGACGAAACTCCTCTGCAGCGGCACGCTTCAGCGAGCTGTTTTGGACCTTATTTTAAGCAACGTCCGCACGCCCGAAGAGCGCGAAGGTGATTTTGCCGCGCAAATCATGGCAAACGCCATTGGGGTGAGGCGAATGCGCGAACTGATCGAGAAATACGGCGAGTCGGAAGTGGCGCGCTATGCAGAGGCGCTCATCCAATATTCAGAGACGATCACACGAAAAACCATTGAAGCCATTCCTGATGGCATTTATGAGTTTACCGATTTTATGGAAAGTGACGGACTGGGCGCAACAACTATTCCCATTTGCCTAACGCTTGAGATTCATGGAAATTCAGCCAAATTGGATTTTACCCAAACGGCCAATCAAGTGCAGGGAAGTATTAATGCCGTGCGCTCGATTACGCTTTCTGCTGTGTTGTATGTATTTCGTTCGCTGGTTTCGGAAAATATTCCGACAAACAGCGGCTGCATGAGGCCGTTGGAAGTGATAACGCGCAAAGGCTCGCTGGTGGATGCGGCGTTTCCGGCGGCAGTTGCGGGCGGAAATGTGGAGACTTCGCAGCGCATCGTGGATGTGGTTTTGGGCGCGTTGGCGCAGGCCGTGCCCGATAAAATTCCCGCAGCTTCCCAAGGTACCATGAACAATGTCACGATTGGCGGCATAAATCCACAGACTGGCAAACCGTTTTCTTACTACGAAACGCTCGGCGGCGGCATGGGCGCATCGGCGATTTGTGACGGCGAAAGCGCTGTTCATTCGCATATGACAAACACCATGAACACGCCGATCGAAGCGCTGGAATATAGCTATCCGTTTCGTGTGGTGCGTTATGAAATTTGTAAGGGAACTGGCGGAACCGGCCAAAAGCATGGCGGCGACGGCCTTCTGCGAGAATATGAAATGCTTGCGCCTTGCGAAGTAACGGTGCTTTCAGAGCGGCGAACCAGTGCGCCTTATGGTTTGAACGGCGGAAATTCAGGGAAATCCGGTGAAAATTATCTCGTTAGAAACGGTAAAAAAATTGAAATGCCAGCAAAATTTCAGGTGCGGCTGCAGTTCGGCGATCGGCTGGTGCTACAAACGCCAGGCGGTGGTGGCTATGGAAAAAAGTGA
- the bchN gene encoding ferredoxin:protochlorophyllide reductase (ATP-dependent) subunit N: protein MLSKSSVEVIREDNATHSFCGLASVGWLYQKIKDSFFLILGTHTCAHLIQNALGMMIFARPRFGVALVEEEDLSKEHPQLKPLIEEIKADHHPSVIFLMSSCTPEVMKVDFDALSRELSTPELPVLFVPASGLDYAFSQSEDSVLQALSMFCPEAEAGDKKVVFLGSINDAVADDFVAEAEALGIPVGGFLPSNHFNDLPAIGKDTIIAPLQPYLAKVATKLSRERGAKVLTTQFPLGPDGTRKFWEDLAAEFGKKVDLSAREKAAWERIKEHTDLLKGKKIVLTADTLMELPLSRFLKNAGADVVECSSSYINRRFHGPELAALEGVKVVEQPNFNRQLRDIESIRPDLVVTSLMTANPLAGQGHIVKWSMEFVLMPIHGWSGVNALAAMFTRPLRRKAALPPMDDPAWTAGIMPSAT, encoded by the coding sequence ATGCTGTCGAAAAGTTCTGTTGAGGTTATTCGTGAAGACAACGCCACCCATAGTTTTTGCGGACTGGCAAGTGTCGGCTGGTTGTATCAAAAAATTAAGGATAGCTTTTTCCTTATTCTCGGCACCCACACCTGTGCGCATCTGATTCAAAACGCGCTCGGCATGATGATTTTCGCTCGCCCGCGTTTCGGCGTGGCACTCGTCGAGGAAGAAGACCTTTCAAAAGAGCATCCTCAATTAAAACCTCTCATCGAAGAAATCAAAGCTGACCATCACCCATCCGTCATTTTCTTGATGTCTTCTTGCACACCGGAAGTCATGAAAGTGGATTTCGATGCGCTGTCGCGCGAACTCAGCACACCGGAATTGCCCGTGCTGTTCGTCCCTGCCAGCGGTTTGGATTACGCGTTTAGCCAATCTGAAGATTCCGTTTTGCAAGCACTTTCCATGTTTTGCCCGGAAGCCGAAGCCGGCGATAAAAAAGTCGTGTTCCTCGGCTCAATCAACGACGCCGTCGCCGACGATTTCGTTGCTGAAGCCGAAGCGCTCGGGATTCCGGTTGGCGGATTTTTGCCGTCCAACCATTTCAACGATTTGCCGGCCATCGGAAAAGACACGATTATCGCACCGCTTCAGCCATATTTGGCGAAAGTCGCCACGAAGCTTTCTCGTGAGCGCGGCGCCAAAGTTTTAACCACGCAGTTCCCGCTCGGCCCCGACGGCACACGCAAGTTCTGGGAAGACCTTGCAGCCGAGTTCGGCAAAAAAGTGGATTTAAGCGCGCGGGAAAAAGCCGCTTGGGAGCGCATCAAAGAACATACCGATCTTTTGAAGGGCAAAAAAATCGTGCTGACAGCGGACACGCTAATGGAACTTCCACTTTCTCGTTTCCTGAAAAATGCAGGCGCAGATGTGGTCGAATGCAGCAGTTCGTATATCAATCGTCGTTTTCACGGCCCGGAGCTTGCCGCGTTGGAAGGCGTGAAAGTCGTTGAGCAGCCGAACTTCAACCGCCAGCTTCGCGATATAGAATCAATTCGCCCGGATTTGGTGGTCACCTCGTTGATGACCGCCAACCCGCTCGCCGGACAAGGCCACATTGTAAAATGGAGCATGGAATTTGTTTTGATGCCGATTCACGGTTGGAGCGGCGTAAATGCGCTTGCTGCCATGTTTACAAGGCCGCTTCGGCGCAAAGCCGCGCTTCCGCCAATGGACGACCCAGCTTGGACTGCCGGCATCATGCCAAGTGCAACTTAA
- a CDS encoding M23 family metallopeptidase: protein MAELKGKKNKKRNTFTVAIVPDDGSEAKGYENVSSQKLVLAILSLCLVVAMSVALLIALTPLKTLLPGYGSATRYEKRLIANQMRLDSLSSKLLELDRYNQRMKNILGITPFPDSAAYIPERIANATPRRQFYAKQEAYLPIQNEDDQLAIPDYVGNVVSGTLSQEFLPERSHYGIDIATASNEPIGAFSDGTVLFADWNYDYGYTLIIDHGGLISFYKHCNKLLVREAAQVKRGEVVALAGNTGHESSGPHLHLEMWTDGIPVNPADYIQN, encoded by the coding sequence ATGGCTGAGCTTAAAGGAAAAAAGAATAAAAAAAGGAATACGTTCACAGTTGCTATCGTGCCCGATGATGGCTCTGAAGCCAAAGGCTACGAAAATGTTTCCAGTCAAAAACTCGTCCTTGCGATTCTCTCATTGTGTTTGGTTGTTGCAATGAGTGTTGCTTTGCTTATCGCATTAACACCGTTAAAGACGCTTTTGCCCGGATATGGATCGGCGACGCGTTACGAAAAACGGTTGATTGCGAACCAAATGAGATTGGACAGTTTGAGTTCGAAATTGTTGGAATTGGATCGCTACAATCAACGAATGAAAAACATATTGGGCATTACGCCCTTTCCCGATTCGGCGGCTTACATTCCTGAACGCATTGCCAATGCCACACCGCGTCGTCAGTTTTATGCAAAACAAGAAGCGTATTTGCCTATTCAAAATGAGGATGATCAGTTGGCTATACCGGATTATGTGGGAAATGTGGTCAGCGGAACGCTTTCTCAAGAGTTTTTGCCAGAACGAAGCCATTATGGGATCGATATTGCCACAGCTTCCAACGAGCCAATTGGTGCTTTTTCCGATGGCACCGTGCTTTTTGCAGACTGGAACTACGATTACGGCTATACATTAATTATTGATCATGGTGGCTTAATCAGTTTTTATAAGCATTGCAATAAATTGTTGGTGCGAGAAGCTGCTCAGGTGAAGCGCGGTGAAGTGGTTGCGCTTGCGGGCAACACCGGCCATGAATCTTCAGGACCGCACCTGCATTTGGAAATGTGGACAGACGGCATTCCGGTTAATCCGGCAGATTATATTCAAAATTGA
- the bchL gene encoding ferredoxin:protochlorophyllide reductase (ATP-dependent) iron-sulfur ATP-binding protein, with amino-acid sequence MGIVIAVYGKGGIGKSTNSANLSTALAMKGASVLQIGCDPKHDSTFPITGHLQKTVIEVLEEVGFHHEEVMFEDVVKKGFANVDAIEAGGPPAGSGCGGYVVGETVKLLQEFGVYDKYDVILFDVLGDVVCGGFSAPLNYADYALIVATNDFDSIFAANRLCMAIEQKSARSKVQLAGIIGNKVDYVNGGGTNVLDKFADKVNTKVVAKVPMHDLIRRSRLAGKTLFQMEEDGQDVCIAPYLALAEQLLSEKPFATVPKSLGDREIFELMGGWM; translated from the coding sequence ATGGGGATTGTAATAGCAGTTTACGGAAAAGGCGGTATCGGTAAAAGCACGAACAGCGCGAACCTTTCGACCGCGCTTGCGATGAAAGGCGCATCGGTTTTGCAAATCGGATGCGACCCGAAGCACGACAGCACGTTTCCGATTACCGGCCATCTTCAGAAAACCGTGATTGAAGTGCTTGAGGAAGTCGGCTTCCATCATGAAGAGGTTATGTTTGAAGATGTAGTGAAAAAAGGATTTGCAAATGTAGATGCCATTGAAGCCGGCGGCCCGCCTGCCGGAAGCGGCTGCGGCGGCTATGTGGTCGGCGAAACCGTCAAGCTGCTTCAGGAATTCGGCGTGTATGACAAATACGATGTCATCTTGTTTGATGTGCTTGGCGATGTGGTTTGCGGCGGCTTCAGCGCTCCGCTCAACTATGCCGACTATGCGCTCATCGTTGCCACCAACGATTTCGACAGCATTTTCGCGGCCAACCGTCTTTGCATGGCGATTGAGCAAAAAAGCGCCCGCAGCAAAGTGCAGCTTGCCGGCATTATCGGCAACAAGGTCGATTATGTCAATGGCGGCGGCACAAATGTACTCGATAAATTTGCGGACAAAGTCAATACGAAAGTTGTGGCAAAAGTCCCGATGCACGATTTGATTCGCCGCAGCCGTTTGGCCGGCAAAACGCTTTTCCAAATGGAAGAAGACGGCCAAGATGTTTGCATCGCGCCGTATCTTGCGCTTGCCGAACAGCTTCTTTCGGAAAAGCCGTTTGCAACCGTCCCGAAATCGCTTGGCGACCGCGAAATTTTCGAACTCATGGGCGGCTGGATGTAA
- a CDS encoding ferredoxin:protochlorophyllide reductase (ATP-dependent) subunit B, with translation MRLAYWIYEGTAHHGIGRIANSLKGVHAVFHAPLGDDYVNVIHTMLERTPNFPRATTSVVTGRDLAQGTNRLPDTLRQVEERFKPELIIVSASCSTTLLQENLQLIVGNANIDTEVFIYEVNPFRVQETEAAEGLFTALVKKYAEKQDLTEEPSINIIGPASLGFHVRSDVTSLRRMMATLGVKINVVAPYSAGLADLKKLPAAWLNVVPYQELGHGAAEHLEEKFGMSSMYDTPLGIQPTMKWLNELIEKLNAIGAKNGKSSNLKMPPLTAFSFDGMSAPSGVPWFTHSADMESFSMKRAFVFGDATRTVAMVKFLRDELGMEICGAGTYLHKHAAWVREQLAGYLPDDLIVTEEFQEIAKRIEADMPDLVCGTQMERHSCRKVDVPCMVTSAPTHIENHLLGYYPMLGFDGADVIADRVYTTSKLGLEKHLIDFFGDAGLEYEEEQQEKVAEPALATAGETAGQATEAATAPATPGAPLTGEPVWAADGEAMLKKIPFFVRKKAKLNTETFAKENGYATITAEVVRLTKESLGGG, from the coding sequence ATGCGACTGGCTTATTGGATTTATGAAGGCACAGCCCATCACGGCATTGGCCGAATTGCAAACAGTTTAAAAGGTGTTCATGCGGTGTTTCATGCGCCGCTTGGCGACGACTATGTCAATGTGATTCATACCATGCTCGAGCGCACGCCGAACTTTCCGCGTGCCACCACCAGCGTGGTCACCGGTAGAGATCTTGCGCAAGGCACAAACCGTTTGCCGGACACGCTTCGCCAAGTTGAAGAACGCTTCAAACCGGAATTGATTATTGTTTCGGCAAGCTGTAGCACCACCTTGCTTCAGGAAAATCTTCAGCTCATTGTGGGCAATGCAAACATAGACACGGAAGTTTTCATTTATGAGGTCAATCCGTTCCGCGTGCAGGAAACGGAAGCTGCCGAAGGACTTTTTACCGCGTTGGTAAAAAAATATGCCGAAAAGCAAGACCTCACCGAAGAGCCGAGCATTAATATTATAGGCCCCGCCTCGCTCGGATTCCATGTTCGTTCCGACGTGACCTCGCTTCGCCGGATGATGGCGACACTCGGCGTCAAAATCAATGTGGTTGCACCGTATAGCGCCGGCCTTGCCGACCTGAAAAAATTGCCGGCGGCTTGGCTCAATGTGGTGCCGTATCAAGAACTTGGCCACGGCGCTGCCGAACATCTCGAAGAAAAATTCGGCATGAGTTCCATGTACGACACGCCGCTCGGCATTCAGCCGACGATGAAATGGCTCAACGAGCTGATCGAAAAACTCAACGCCATCGGCGCGAAAAACGGCAAATCAAGCAATTTGAAAATGCCGCCGCTCACCGCATTTTCGTTTGACGGCATGAGCGCCCCGAGCGGTGTACCATGGTTTACACATTCCGCCGACATGGAAAGCTTCAGCATGAAACGCGCGTTCGTCTTCGGCGACGCCACCCGCACGGTCGCTATGGTGAAATTCTTGCGCGACGAACTCGGCATGGAAATTTGCGGCGCAGGGACTTATCTACACAAACACGCCGCATGGGTTCGTGAGCAACTCGCGGGATATTTGCCCGACGATTTGATTGTGACCGAAGAGTTCCAAGAAATTGCCAAACGCATCGAAGCCGATATGCCCGACCTTGTTTGCGGCACGCAGATGGAACGCCACAGTTGCCGCAAGGTAGATGTGCCGTGTATGGTTACCTCGGCGCCGACGCATATCGAAAACCATCTGTTGGGATATTATCCGATGCTCGGCTTCGACGGCGCGGATGTCATTGCCGACCGCGTTTATACGACCTCAAAGCTCGGCCTTGAAAAACACTTGATCGATTTCTTCGGCGACGCCGGGTTGGAATATGAAGAAGAGCAGCAGGAAAAAGTTGCCGAACCAGCACTTGCAACTGCAGGCGAAACCGCAGGCCAAGCGACCGAAGCGGCTACGGCACCGGCCACACCGGGCGCACCGTTAACCGGCGAACCGGTTTGGGCTGCCGACGGGGAAGCCATGCTCAAGAAAATTCCGTTCTTCGTGCGCAAAAAAGCCAAGCTGAACACGGAAACCTTTGCCAAAGAAAACGGCTACGCCACGATTACGGCGGAAGTCGTGCGCCTGACAAAGGAATCGCTCGGCGGCGGTTAA
- a CDS encoding AtpZ/AtpI family protein, producing the protein MVVNQGDPEQEKPKSIQSDLATAYRNLGNYIGLGTQIAASFAFFVFVGNWVDEQLHTRPLFLLVGVAMGMVGMIVLLLRTTEEANKKKNNP; encoded by the coding sequence ATGGTTGTCAACCAAGGTGATCCTGAGCAAGAAAAGCCGAAATCCATTCAAAGCGATTTAGCAACGGCTTATAGAAATTTAGGCAATTATATTGGCTTGGGTACTCAAATTGCAGCCAGTTTTGCTTTTTTTGTTTTTGTTGGAAATTGGGTTGATGAGCAGCTTCACACGAGACCGCTTTTTTTGCTGGTCGGCGTTGCGATGGGCATGGTTGGCATGATTGTATTACTATTGAGAACTACTGAAGAAGCAAATAAGAAAAAAAATAACCCCTAA
- a CDS encoding bactofilin family protein, protein MFGKKSENSGSGKFADKLSIIANGAVFNGDIKTEGNLRIDGKIIGHLNISGNTAIGKTGIVEGDIFASVLKISGTVKGNIEASDKLILDSSAVIEGDVKANILNVEDGAVVNGKIEMHAKPSPESAFRLPESSGSTEKKALPQSTQTGK, encoded by the coding sequence ATGTTTGGAAAAAAAAGTGAAAATTCCGGCAGCGGCAAATTTGCCGATAAACTCAGCATCATTGCAAACGGCGCGGTTTTCAACGGCGACATCAAAACCGAAGGCAACTTGCGGATCGATGGGAAAATTATCGGGCATTTGAATATTTCGGGAAACACGGCCATCGGAAAAACGGGGATCGTGGAAGGGGACATTTTTGCGTCGGTGTTGAAAATTTCCGGTACTGTGAAAGGAAATATAGAAGCCAGCGACAAGCTTATTTTGGATAGTTCCGCCGTGATAGAAGGCGATGTGAAGGCGAACATCCTGAATGTAGAAGATGGCGCTGTGGTCAATGGAAAAATTGAAATGCACGCCAAACCGTCGCCGGAAAGTGCGTTTAGATTGCCAGAATCTTCTGGAAGTACGGAGAAAAAAGCCTTACCACAAAGTACTCAAACCGGAAAATAA
- a CDS encoding F0F1 ATP synthase subunit A has protein sequence MIYLHNKRKGMLKRLSALIVIGLLMNLPAVFASGGEHAEAAHGDAAHAEAAHGGGAHHDPEKLDAIHHVIDGHEFDFEPFGIVHLPKIEVGGFDISLTRHVVMMWIAAAILLLIMFGVGNQYKKMTKNQAPKGMANLMEVLVDFIRLDVAKQNIGHGYERFMPFLLTIFFFILVCNLIGLVPYSATATGNINVTATLAIFTFLVTQASAIRAHGIGGFLAHLTGGTHPLMWIIMVPVEFIGLFTKPFALTVRLFANMTAGHIVIISLLGLIFVFKTYMIAPVSVAFALFIYLLEILVAFLQAYIFTLLSALFIGMAVAHEDHGDEAHGHAPSH, from the coding sequence ATGATTTATTTGCATAACAAACGAAAAGGGATGTTGAAGCGCTTAAGCGCTCTGATTGTAATCGGATTGCTCATGAATCTGCCGGCGGTTTTCGCTTCGGGCGGGGAACATGCCGAAGCCGCGCACGGTGATGCCGCACATGCTGAAGCTGCACACGGCGGCGGAGCGCATCACGATCCGGAAAAGCTCGATGCTATTCACCACGTGATTGACGGCCATGAATTTGATTTTGAGCCGTTTGGCATAGTCCATCTTCCAAAAATTGAAGTAGGCGGTTTTGACATTTCTCTAACCCGTCACGTTGTAATGATGTGGATTGCGGCTGCTATTTTACTTTTAATTATGTTCGGTGTTGGTAATCAATATAAGAAGATGACCAAAAATCAAGCGCCGAAAGGCATGGCCAACTTGATGGAAGTGCTTGTGGATTTCATTCGTTTGGATGTCGCTAAGCAAAATATCGGTCATGGCTACGAGCGTTTTATGCCGTTCTTGCTCACCATCTTTTTCTTCATCTTAGTTTGTAATTTGATCGGTCTTGTCCCATATAGCGCAACTGCGACCGGTAATATCAATGTGACCGCAACGCTTGCAATTTTCACTTTCCTTGTGACGCAAGCTTCCGCCATTCGTGCGCATGGCATCGGCGGCTTTTTGGCTCACTTAACCGGCGGCACACACCCGTTGATGTGGATTATCATGGTGCCAGTTGAATTTATCGGCTTGTTTACAAAACCGTTCGCGCTCACCGTTCGTTTGTTTGCAAACATGACGGCGGGACACATTGTTATTATAAGCTTGCTCGGGTTGATTTTTGTGTTCAAAACGTATATGATTGCACCAGTTTCTGTTGCATTCGCACTCTTTATTTACTTATTAGAAATCTTGGTTGCATTCTTGCAAGCTTATATCTTTACGCTTCTTTCAGCACTCTTTATTGGTATGGCAGTTGCACATGAAGACCATGGCGATGAAGCACATGGCCATGCGCCATCTCACTAA
- a CDS encoding YraN family protein, with the protein MNTNVAFGKKGEDMASAFLKKCGYQILRRNYRSGNNEIDLITKKDNIVAFVEVKTRHNLNYGHPAEAVTLSKQKELIKAAQNFINDNPSQGVDYRFDVVAIILDESKRNAFNEPCEDIFFIEDAFRTLP; encoded by the coding sequence ATGAATACCAATGTTGCTTTTGGAAAAAAAGGTGAAGACATGGCATCTGCTTTTTTGAAAAAATGCGGATATCAAATCTTGAGAAGAAACTATCGCAGCGGGAATAACGAAATTGACTTGATTACAAAAAAGGACAATATCGTTGCTTTTGTAGAAGTAAAAACTCGCCATAATCTAAACTATGGCCATCCGGCGGAAGCGGTTACCTTAAGCAAACAAAAGGAGTTAATTAAAGCTGCCCAAAATTTTATCAACGATAACCCCTCTCAAGGCGTTGATTATCGTTTCGACGTGGTGGCCATTATTTTGGACGAGAGCAAAAGAAATGCGTTCAACGAACCTTGCGAAGACATTTTCTTTATTGAAGATGCATTTCGCACGCTTCCATAA
- a CDS encoding F0F1 ATP synthase subunit B, with protein MLTTGMFLLEGSLLSPNPGLIFWTAVTFLLLLLLLKKLAWGPILSALEEREKSIQSAIDRANSAKDDAEKLLSKNKDAMNKAEVEADRIIKEGKEYAEKMRNEIVTKAQEEAKKIAAQAKAEIEQEKQQALNALRDEVATLAVKGAEKIIRMNLDAEKHKAVVEGMLEDLSTKRN; from the coding sequence ATGTTGACAACAGGAATGTTCCTTCTTGAAGGGTCTCTGCTCAGTCCAAATCCAGGCTTGATTTTTTGGACAGCCGTGACTTTTTTGTTGCTATTGTTATTATTGAAAAAACTGGCGTGGGGTCCAATTTTATCAGCATTAGAAGAGCGTGAAAAAAGCATTCAATCTGCGATAGATCGTGCAAATAGTGCAAAAGACGACGCTGAAAAGCTTCTTTCTAAGAACAAAGATGCGATGAACAAGGCTGAAGTTGAAGCCGACCGCATCATTAAAGAAGGTAAAGAATACGCTGAAAAAATGCGTAATGAGATTGTCACGAAAGCACAAGAAGAGGCAAAGAAAATTGCGGCTCAAGCGAAAGCTGAAATTGAGCAAGAAAAGCAGCAAGCGCTCAATGCCCTTCGCGATGAAGTTGCTACATTGGCCGTTAAAGGTGCAGAGAAAATTATTCGTATGAACCTTGACGCTGAAAAGCACAAAGCAGTGGTTGAAGGAATGCTTGAAGATCTTTCCACCAAAAGAAACTGA
- the atpE gene encoding ATP synthase F0 subunit C has protein sequence MGNEAMAFLGAGLGAGIAAVGAGYGIGRIAGYAVEGTARQPQATGDIRTTTIIAAALIEGVALFAEVICVLLATKGA, from the coding sequence ATGGGTAATGAAGCAATGGCATTTTTAGGTGCAGGTCTTGGCGCAGGTATCGCGGCTGTAGGTGCTGGATACGGTATTGGTCGTATTGCAGGATATGCAGTTGAAGGAACAGCTCGCCAGCCACAAGCAACCGGCGATATTCGTACCACAACTATTATTGCCGCAGCTCTTATTGAAGGTGTTGCGCTTTTCGCAGAGGTTATCTGCGTATTGCTCGCTACAAAAGGCGCGTAA
- the atpH gene encoding ATP synthase F1 subunit delta has product MHSISIVGRRYALALMEVAVDQNIVGQVMADFELIEQTMVEAKQLRLAIQSPLIQAYKKAALLKEVFGGKVSQQVATFLFLLASKNRAEYLPEVIQEYRALLDEQNGVISVDIKTAVDLDDKQTKQLKDKLEAYTSKKVRVHLATDKQLIGGLTIQIGDTVLDGSIRHQLAMLKNNLAAGALN; this is encoded by the coding sequence ATGCATTCAATTTCAATAGTAGGTCGTAGATATGCCTTAGCGTTGATGGAAGTTGCAGTAGATCAGAACATAGTCGGTCAAGTAATGGCAGATTTTGAATTGATTGAGCAAACAATGGTTGAAGCCAAGCAGCTTCGGTTGGCAATCCAAAGTCCATTGATTCAGGCATATAAGAAAGCCGCATTATTAAAAGAAGTGTTTGGTGGTAAGGTTTCTCAGCAAGTTGCAACGTTTCTCTTTTTACTTGCAAGCAAAAACCGTGCTGAATATTTACCTGAGGTGATTCAAGAATATCGAGCATTACTGGATGAGCAAAACGGTGTGATTTCAGTTGATATTAAAACGGCTGTTGATTTGGATGACAAGCAGACAAAACAGTTGAAAGATAAGCTTGAGGCCTACACTTCCAAAAAAGTGCGTGTTCATCTTGCCACGGATAAACAGCTCATCGGTGGTTTGACAATTCAAATTGGCGATACGGTATTGGATGGTAGCATTCGTCATCAGTTGGCCATGCTCAAAAATAATTTGGCTGCTGGAGCTTTAAACTAA